Proteins encoded together in one Bos indicus isolate NIAB-ARS_2022 breed Sahiwal x Tharparkar chromosome 3, NIAB-ARS_B.indTharparkar_mat_pri_1.0, whole genome shotgun sequence window:
- the LDLRAD1 gene encoding low-density lipoprotein receptor class A domain-containing protein 1 isoform X11 → MNKIFPQGDANGSAAAGSKALPGGEGAQACVTQTNRTGFLCDDRSSCIPASSVCDGVRACAHGEDEEEALCRAVPQSLPGFLVAHCGDPASWIYSDQMCDGINNCGDCSDELSPVTTCPPCGPGWWRCPSTVFRYCSCIPRSLCRDHVQHCFDWSDEYSCPGP, encoded by the exons ATGAACAAGATCTTCCCCCAG GGGGATGCCAATGGCAGTGCTGCTGCTGGAAGCAAAGCCCTCCCTGGAGGGGAAG GGGCCCAGGCCTGTGTGACACAGACGAACAGGACAGGCTTCCTGTGCGATGACCGGAGCAGCTGCATCCCGGCCAGCAGCGTCTGTGACGGCGTCCGCGCCTGTGCCCACGGCGAGGACGAGGAGGAGGCCTTGTGTC GAGCTGTGCCCCAGAGCCTCCCCGGCTTTCTTGTGGCTCACTGTGGAGACCCTGCTTCCTGGATCTACTCAGACCAAATGTGTGATGGGATCAACAACTGTGGGGACTGCTCAGATGAACTGAGCCCAG TGACTACCTGCCCGCCCTGCGGCCCTGGGTGGTGGCGCTGCCCCTCGACTGTCTTCAGATACTGCAGCTGTATCCCCAGGAGCCTCTGCCGGGATCATGTGCAGCATTGCTTCGACTGGTCCGACGAGTACTCCTGTCCTGGCCCTTGA
- the LDLRAD1 gene encoding low-density lipoprotein receptor class A domain-containing protein 1 isoform X6 — protein sequence MLPTLQTRKRHREVRSPAHGHTAGKWLNWGLHAIFDAELRVFPVAPAPRSSSGGAQGGELGDALVNTTLDPSGARPAHPGAQACVTQTNRTGFLCDDRSSCIPASSVCDGVRACAHGEDEEEALCLGGNFLEVKELEPGLAGAVPQSLPGFLVAHCGDPASWIYSDQMCDGINNCGDCSDELSPVTTCPPCGPGWWRCPSTVFRYCSCIPRSLCRDHVQHCFDWSDEYSCPGP from the exons ATGCTCCCCACTTTGCAGACAAggaagaggcacagagaggtcaggtcACCTGCCCACGGTCACACAGCCGGCAAGTGGTTGAACTGGGGCTTGCACGCCATCTTCGACgctgagctcagggtcttccctGTGGCCCCAGCCCCTCGCTCCAGCTCAGGTGGGGCTCAGGGGGGAGAACTTGGTGATGCCCTTGTGAACACCACCCTTGACCCTTCTGGGGCTCGCCCCGCCCACCCAGGGGCCCAGGCCTGTGTGACACAGACGAACAGGACAGGCTTCCTGTGCGATGACCGGAGCAGCTGCATCCCGGCCAGCAGCGTCTGTGACGGCGTCCGCGCCTGTGCCCACGGCGAGGACGAGGAGGAGGCCTTGTGTC TTGGAGGAAACTTCCTGGAGGTGAAGGAACTTGAACCTGGACTTGCAG GAGCTGTGCCCCAGAGCCTCCCCGGCTTTCTTGTGGCTCACTGTGGAGACCCTGCTTCCTGGATCTACTCAGACCAAATGTGTGATGGGATCAACAACTGTGGGGACTGCTCAGATGAACTGAGCCCAG TGACTACCTGCCCGCCCTGCGGCCCTGGGTGGTGGCGCTGCCCCTCGACTGTCTTCAGATACTGCAGCTGTATCCCCAGGAGCCTCTGCCGGGATCATGTGCAGCATTGCTTCGACTGGTCCGACGAGTACTCCTGTCCTGGCCCTTGA
- the LDLRAD1 gene encoding low-density lipoprotein receptor class A domain-containing protein 1 isoform X7 — protein MNKIFPQGDANGSAAAGSKALPGGEANCSPCCCSRRGACLSAFLMLLLTALAALIALVAILGPPPRTPGAQACVTQTNRTGFLCDDRSSCIPASSVCDGVRACAHGEDEEEALCLGGNFLEVKELEPGLAGAVPQSLPGFLVAHCGDPASWIYSDQMCDGINNCGDCSDELSPVTTCPPCGPGWWRCPSTVFRYCSCIPRSLCRDHVQHCFDWSDEYSCPGP, from the exons ATGAACAAGATCTTCCCCCAG GGGGATGCCAATGGCAGTGCTGCTGCTGGAAGCAAAGCCCTCCCTGGAGGGGAAG CGAACTGCAGCCCTTGCTGCTGCTCACGCCGAGGGGCCTGCCTCTCAGCCTTCCTGATGCTCCTGCTGACAGCTCTTGCAGCTCTGATCGCCCTGGTCGCCATCCTTGGACCCCCGCCTCGCACGCCAG GGGCCCAGGCCTGTGTGACACAGACGAACAGGACAGGCTTCCTGTGCGATGACCGGAGCAGCTGCATCCCGGCCAGCAGCGTCTGTGACGGCGTCCGCGCCTGTGCCCACGGCGAGGACGAGGAGGAGGCCTTGTGTC TTGGAGGAAACTTCCTGGAGGTGAAGGAACTTGAACCTGGACTTGCAG GAGCTGTGCCCCAGAGCCTCCCCGGCTTTCTTGTGGCTCACTGTGGAGACCCTGCTTCCTGGATCTACTCAGACCAAATGTGTGATGGGATCAACAACTGTGGGGACTGCTCAGATGAACTGAGCCCAG TGACTACCTGCCCGCCCTGCGGCCCTGGGTGGTGGCGCTGCCCCTCGACTGTCTTCAGATACTGCAGCTGTATCCCCAGGAGCCTCTGCCGGGATCATGTGCAGCATTGCTTCGACTGGTCCGACGAGTACTCCTGTCCTGGCCCTTGA
- the LDLRAD1 gene encoding low-density lipoprotein receptor class A domain-containing protein 1 isoform X9, whose protein sequence is MNKIFPQGDANGSAAAGSKALPGGEGAQACVTQTNRTGFLCDDRSSCIPASSVCDGVRACAHGEDEEEALCLGGNFLEVKELEPGLAGAVPQSLPGFLVAHCGDPASWIYSDQMCDGINNCGDCSDELSPVTTCPPCGPGWWRCPSTVFRYCSCIPRSLCRDHVQHCFDWSDEYSCPGP, encoded by the exons ATGAACAAGATCTTCCCCCAG GGGGATGCCAATGGCAGTGCTGCTGCTGGAAGCAAAGCCCTCCCTGGAGGGGAAG GGGCCCAGGCCTGTGTGACACAGACGAACAGGACAGGCTTCCTGTGCGATGACCGGAGCAGCTGCATCCCGGCCAGCAGCGTCTGTGACGGCGTCCGCGCCTGTGCCCACGGCGAGGACGAGGAGGAGGCCTTGTGTC TTGGAGGAAACTTCCTGGAGGTGAAGGAACTTGAACCTGGACTTGCAG GAGCTGTGCCCCAGAGCCTCCCCGGCTTTCTTGTGGCTCACTGTGGAGACCCTGCTTCCTGGATCTACTCAGACCAAATGTGTGATGGGATCAACAACTGTGGGGACTGCTCAGATGAACTGAGCCCAG TGACTACCTGCCCGCCCTGCGGCCCTGGGTGGTGGCGCTGCCCCTCGACTGTCTTCAGATACTGCAGCTGTATCCCCAGGAGCCTCTGCCGGGATCATGTGCAGCATTGCTTCGACTGGTCCGACGAGTACTCCTGTCCTGGCCCTTGA
- the LDLRAD1 gene encoding low-density lipoprotein receptor class A domain-containing protein 1 isoform X4: MSESLTLSRLRRQKLLSLLMGVQTSTASWKSGQALLSHREFWCWSMAVSLQRGKRPGRSRALLPFPLLGRQSGRSLPTGRVQLGEASCPSSSWLPLVTGREPAEFSALPGPETGAGSQRHEQDLPPGAQACVTQTNRTGFLCDDRSSCIPASSVCDGVRACAHGEDEEEALCRAVPQSLPGFLVAHCGDPASWIYSDQMCDGINNCGDCSDELSPVTTCPPCGPGWWRCPSTVFRYCSCIPRSLCRDHVQHCFDWSDEYSCPGP, translated from the exons ATGTcagaaagtctgacactttcaAGACTGAGGAGACAGAAACTCTTGTCACTGCTGATGGGGGTGCAAACCAGTACAGCCTCCTGGAAGAGTGGTCAG gctcttctgtcacaTAGAGAATTCTGGTGTTGGAGCATGGCTGTCAGCCTGCAGAGGGGGAAGAGGCCAGGCCGGAGCAGGGCCCTCCTGCCCTTTCCTCTTCTTGGGAGGCAGTCTGGGAGGAGCCTGCCCACAGGGAGGGTGCAGCTGGGAGAGGCCTCCTGTCCTTCCTCCTCCTGGCTACCCCTGGTGACAGGCCGGGAACCTGCCGAGTTTTCTGCATTGCCAGGGCCGGAGACAGGAGCTGGGAGCCAGAGACATGAACAAGATCTTCCCCCAG GGGCCCAGGCCTGTGTGACACAGACGAACAGGACAGGCTTCCTGTGCGATGACCGGAGCAGCTGCATCCCGGCCAGCAGCGTCTGTGACGGCGTCCGCGCCTGTGCCCACGGCGAGGACGAGGAGGAGGCCTTGTGTC GAGCTGTGCCCCAGAGCCTCCCCGGCTTTCTTGTGGCTCACTGTGGAGACCCTGCTTCCTGGATCTACTCAGACCAAATGTGTGATGGGATCAACAACTGTGGGGACTGCTCAGATGAACTGAGCCCAG TGACTACCTGCCCGCCCTGCGGCCCTGGGTGGTGGCGCTGCCCCTCGACTGTCTTCAGATACTGCAGCTGTATCCCCAGGAGCCTCTGCCGGGATCATGTGCAGCATTGCTTCGACTGGTCCGACGAGTACTCCTGTCCTGGCCCTTGA
- the LDLRAD1 gene encoding low-density lipoprotein receptor class A domain-containing protein 1 isoform X2, giving the protein MSESLTLSRLRRQKLLSLLMGVQTSTASWKSGQALLSHREFWCWSMAVSLQRGKRPGRSRALLPFPLLGRQSGRSLPTGRVQLGEASCPSSSWLPLVTGREPAEFSALPGPETGAGSQRHEQDLPPANCSPCCCSRRGACLSAFLMLLLTALAALIALVAILGPPPRTPGAQACVTQTNRTGFLCDDRSSCIPASSVCDGVRACAHGEDEEEALCRAVPQSLPGFLVAHCGDPASWIYSDQMCDGINNCGDCSDELSPVTTCPPCGPGWWRCPSTVFRYCSCIPRSLCRDHVQHCFDWSDEYSCPGP; this is encoded by the exons ATGTcagaaagtctgacactttcaAGACTGAGGAGACAGAAACTCTTGTCACTGCTGATGGGGGTGCAAACCAGTACAGCCTCCTGGAAGAGTGGTCAG gctcttctgtcacaTAGAGAATTCTGGTGTTGGAGCATGGCTGTCAGCCTGCAGAGGGGGAAGAGGCCAGGCCGGAGCAGGGCCCTCCTGCCCTTTCCTCTTCTTGGGAGGCAGTCTGGGAGGAGCCTGCCCACAGGGAGGGTGCAGCTGGGAGAGGCCTCCTGTCCTTCCTCCTCCTGGCTACCCCTGGTGACAGGCCGGGAACCTGCCGAGTTTTCTGCATTGCCAGGGCCGGAGACAGGAGCTGGGAGCCAGAGACATGAACAAGATCTTCCCCCAG CGAACTGCAGCCCTTGCTGCTGCTCACGCCGAGGGGCCTGCCTCTCAGCCTTCCTGATGCTCCTGCTGACAGCTCTTGCAGCTCTGATCGCCCTGGTCGCCATCCTTGGACCCCCGCCTCGCACGCCAG GGGCCCAGGCCTGTGTGACACAGACGAACAGGACAGGCTTCCTGTGCGATGACCGGAGCAGCTGCATCCCGGCCAGCAGCGTCTGTGACGGCGTCCGCGCCTGTGCCCACGGCGAGGACGAGGAGGAGGCCTTGTGTC GAGCTGTGCCCCAGAGCCTCCCCGGCTTTCTTGTGGCTCACTGTGGAGACCCTGCTTCCTGGATCTACTCAGACCAAATGTGTGATGGGATCAACAACTGTGGGGACTGCTCAGATGAACTGAGCCCAG TGACTACCTGCCCGCCCTGCGGCCCTGGGTGGTGGCGCTGCCCCTCGACTGTCTTCAGATACTGCAGCTGTATCCCCAGGAGCCTCTGCCGGGATCATGTGCAGCATTGCTTCGACTGGTCCGACGAGTACTCCTGTCCTGGCCCTTGA
- the LDLRAD1 gene encoding low-density lipoprotein receptor class A domain-containing protein 1 isoform X3 — MSESLTLSRLRRQKLLSLLMGVQTSTASWKSGQALLSHREFWCWSMAVSLQRGKRPGRSRALLPFPLLGRQSGRSLPTGRVQLGEASCPSSSWLPLVTGREPAEFSALPGPETGAGSQRHEQDLPPGAQACVTQTNRTGFLCDDRSSCIPASSVCDGVRACAHGEDEEEALCLGGNFLEVKELEPGLAGAVPQSLPGFLVAHCGDPASWIYSDQMCDGINNCGDCSDELSPVTTCPPCGPGWWRCPSTVFRYCSCIPRSLCRDHVQHCFDWSDEYSCPGP, encoded by the exons ATGTcagaaagtctgacactttcaAGACTGAGGAGACAGAAACTCTTGTCACTGCTGATGGGGGTGCAAACCAGTACAGCCTCCTGGAAGAGTGGTCAG gctcttctgtcacaTAGAGAATTCTGGTGTTGGAGCATGGCTGTCAGCCTGCAGAGGGGGAAGAGGCCAGGCCGGAGCAGGGCCCTCCTGCCCTTTCCTCTTCTTGGGAGGCAGTCTGGGAGGAGCCTGCCCACAGGGAGGGTGCAGCTGGGAGAGGCCTCCTGTCCTTCCTCCTCCTGGCTACCCCTGGTGACAGGCCGGGAACCTGCCGAGTTTTCTGCATTGCCAGGGCCGGAGACAGGAGCTGGGAGCCAGAGACATGAACAAGATCTTCCCCCAG GGGCCCAGGCCTGTGTGACACAGACGAACAGGACAGGCTTCCTGTGCGATGACCGGAGCAGCTGCATCCCGGCCAGCAGCGTCTGTGACGGCGTCCGCGCCTGTGCCCACGGCGAGGACGAGGAGGAGGCCTTGTGTC TTGGAGGAAACTTCCTGGAGGTGAAGGAACTTGAACCTGGACTTGCAG GAGCTGTGCCCCAGAGCCTCCCCGGCTTTCTTGTGGCTCACTGTGGAGACCCTGCTTCCTGGATCTACTCAGACCAAATGTGTGATGGGATCAACAACTGTGGGGACTGCTCAGATGAACTGAGCCCAG TGACTACCTGCCCGCCCTGCGGCCCTGGGTGGTGGCGCTGCCCCTCGACTGTCTTCAGATACTGCAGCTGTATCCCCAGGAGCCTCTGCCGGGATCATGTGCAGCATTGCTTCGACTGGTCCGACGAGTACTCCTGTCCTGGCCCTTGA
- the LDLRAD1 gene encoding low-density lipoprotein receptor class A domain-containing protein 1 isoform X1, with translation MSESLTLSRLRRQKLLSLLMGVQTSTASWKSGQALLSHREFWCWSMAVSLQRGKRPGRSRALLPFPLLGRQSGRSLPTGRVQLGEASCPSSSWLPLVTGREPAEFSALPGPETGAGSQRHEQDLPPANCSPCCCSRRGACLSAFLMLLLTALAALIALVAILGPPPRTPGAQACVTQTNRTGFLCDDRSSCIPASSVCDGVRACAHGEDEEEALCLGGNFLEVKELEPGLAGAVPQSLPGFLVAHCGDPASWIYSDQMCDGINNCGDCSDELSPVTTCPPCGPGWWRCPSTVFRYCSCIPRSLCRDHVQHCFDWSDEYSCPGP, from the exons ATGTcagaaagtctgacactttcaAGACTGAGGAGACAGAAACTCTTGTCACTGCTGATGGGGGTGCAAACCAGTACAGCCTCCTGGAAGAGTGGTCAG gctcttctgtcacaTAGAGAATTCTGGTGTTGGAGCATGGCTGTCAGCCTGCAGAGGGGGAAGAGGCCAGGCCGGAGCAGGGCCCTCCTGCCCTTTCCTCTTCTTGGGAGGCAGTCTGGGAGGAGCCTGCCCACAGGGAGGGTGCAGCTGGGAGAGGCCTCCTGTCCTTCCTCCTCCTGGCTACCCCTGGTGACAGGCCGGGAACCTGCCGAGTTTTCTGCATTGCCAGGGCCGGAGACAGGAGCTGGGAGCCAGAGACATGAACAAGATCTTCCCCCAG CGAACTGCAGCCCTTGCTGCTGCTCACGCCGAGGGGCCTGCCTCTCAGCCTTCCTGATGCTCCTGCTGACAGCTCTTGCAGCTCTGATCGCCCTGGTCGCCATCCTTGGACCCCCGCCTCGCACGCCAG GGGCCCAGGCCTGTGTGACACAGACGAACAGGACAGGCTTCCTGTGCGATGACCGGAGCAGCTGCATCCCGGCCAGCAGCGTCTGTGACGGCGTCCGCGCCTGTGCCCACGGCGAGGACGAGGAGGAGGCCTTGTGTC TTGGAGGAAACTTCCTGGAGGTGAAGGAACTTGAACCTGGACTTGCAG GAGCTGTGCCCCAGAGCCTCCCCGGCTTTCTTGTGGCTCACTGTGGAGACCCTGCTTCCTGGATCTACTCAGACCAAATGTGTGATGGGATCAACAACTGTGGGGACTGCTCAGATGAACTGAGCCCAG TGACTACCTGCCCGCCCTGCGGCCCTGGGTGGTGGCGCTGCCCCTCGACTGTCTTCAGATACTGCAGCTGTATCCCCAGGAGCCTCTGCCGGGATCATGTGCAGCATTGCTTCGACTGGTCCGACGAGTACTCCTGTCCTGGCCCTTGA
- the LDLRAD1 gene encoding low-density lipoprotein receptor class A domain-containing protein 1 isoform X8, with product MNKIFPQGDANGSAAAGSKALPGGEANCSPCCCSRRGACLSAFLMLLLTALAALIALVAILGPPPRTPGAQACVTQTNRTGFLCDDRSSCIPASSVCDGVRACAHGEDEEEALCRAVPQSLPGFLVAHCGDPASWIYSDQMCDGINNCGDCSDELSPVTTCPPCGPGWWRCPSTVFRYCSCIPRSLCRDHVQHCFDWSDEYSCPGP from the exons ATGAACAAGATCTTCCCCCAG GGGGATGCCAATGGCAGTGCTGCTGCTGGAAGCAAAGCCCTCCCTGGAGGGGAAG CGAACTGCAGCCCTTGCTGCTGCTCACGCCGAGGGGCCTGCCTCTCAGCCTTCCTGATGCTCCTGCTGACAGCTCTTGCAGCTCTGATCGCCCTGGTCGCCATCCTTGGACCCCCGCCTCGCACGCCAG GGGCCCAGGCCTGTGTGACACAGACGAACAGGACAGGCTTCCTGTGCGATGACCGGAGCAGCTGCATCCCGGCCAGCAGCGTCTGTGACGGCGTCCGCGCCTGTGCCCACGGCGAGGACGAGGAGGAGGCCTTGTGTC GAGCTGTGCCCCAGAGCCTCCCCGGCTTTCTTGTGGCTCACTGTGGAGACCCTGCTTCCTGGATCTACTCAGACCAAATGTGTGATGGGATCAACAACTGTGGGGACTGCTCAGATGAACTGAGCCCAG TGACTACCTGCCCGCCCTGCGGCCCTGGGTGGTGGCGCTGCCCCTCGACTGTCTTCAGATACTGCAGCTGTATCCCCAGGAGCCTCTGCCGGGATCATGTGCAGCATTGCTTCGACTGGTCCGACGAGTACTCCTGTCCTGGCCCTTGA
- the LDLRAD1 gene encoding low-density lipoprotein receptor class A domain-containing protein 1 isoform X10, translating into MLLLTALAALIALVAILGPPPRTPGAQACVTQTNRTGFLCDDRSSCIPASSVCDGVRACAHGEDEEEALCLGGNFLEVKELEPGLAGAVPQSLPGFLVAHCGDPASWIYSDQMCDGINNCGDCSDELSPVTTCPPCGPGWWRCPSTVFRYCSCIPRSLCRDHVQHCFDWSDEYSCPGP; encoded by the exons ATGCTCCTGCTGACAGCTCTTGCAGCTCTGATCGCCCTGGTCGCCATCCTTGGACCCCCGCCTCGCACGCCAG GGGCCCAGGCCTGTGTGACACAGACGAACAGGACAGGCTTCCTGTGCGATGACCGGAGCAGCTGCATCCCGGCCAGCAGCGTCTGTGACGGCGTCCGCGCCTGTGCCCACGGCGAGGACGAGGAGGAGGCCTTGTGTC TTGGAGGAAACTTCCTGGAGGTGAAGGAACTTGAACCTGGACTTGCAG GAGCTGTGCCCCAGAGCCTCCCCGGCTTTCTTGTGGCTCACTGTGGAGACCCTGCTTCCTGGATCTACTCAGACCAAATGTGTGATGGGATCAACAACTGTGGGGACTGCTCAGATGAACTGAGCCCAG TGACTACCTGCCCGCCCTGCGGCCCTGGGTGGTGGCGCTGCCCCTCGACTGTCTTCAGATACTGCAGCTGTATCCCCAGGAGCCTCTGCCGGGATCATGTGCAGCATTGCTTCGACTGGTCCGACGAGTACTCCTGTCCTGGCCCTTGA
- the LDLRAD1 gene encoding low-density lipoprotein receptor class A domain-containing protein 1 isoform X5: MSESLTLSRLRRQKLLSLLMGVQTSTASWKSGQALLSHREFWCWSMAVSLQRGKRPGRSRALLPFPLLGRQSGRSLPTGRVQLGEASCPSSSWLPLVTGREPAEFSALPGPETGAGSQRHEQDLPPANCSPCCCSRRGACLSAFLMLLLTALAALIALVAILGPPPRTPGAQACVTQTNRTGFLCDDRSSCIPASSVCDGVRACAHGEDEEEALCLGGNFLEVKELEPGLAGNLLLVPFLDAQ, encoded by the exons ATGTcagaaagtctgacactttcaAGACTGAGGAGACAGAAACTCTTGTCACTGCTGATGGGGGTGCAAACCAGTACAGCCTCCTGGAAGAGTGGTCAG gctcttctgtcacaTAGAGAATTCTGGTGTTGGAGCATGGCTGTCAGCCTGCAGAGGGGGAAGAGGCCAGGCCGGAGCAGGGCCCTCCTGCCCTTTCCTCTTCTTGGGAGGCAGTCTGGGAGGAGCCTGCCCACAGGGAGGGTGCAGCTGGGAGAGGCCTCCTGTCCTTCCTCCTCCTGGCTACCCCTGGTGACAGGCCGGGAACCTGCCGAGTTTTCTGCATTGCCAGGGCCGGAGACAGGAGCTGGGAGCCAGAGACATGAACAAGATCTTCCCCCAG CGAACTGCAGCCCTTGCTGCTGCTCACGCCGAGGGGCCTGCCTCTCAGCCTTCCTGATGCTCCTGCTGACAGCTCTTGCAGCTCTGATCGCCCTGGTCGCCATCCTTGGACCCCCGCCTCGCACGCCAG GGGCCCAGGCCTGTGTGACACAGACGAACAGGACAGGCTTCCTGTGCGATGACCGGAGCAGCTGCATCCCGGCCAGCAGCGTCTGTGACGGCGTCCGCGCCTGTGCCCACGGCGAGGACGAGGAGGAGGCCTTGTGTC TTGGAGGAAACTTCCTGGAGGTGAAGGAACTTGAACCTGGACTTGCAG GAAACCTTCTCCTTGTGCCCTTCCTGGATGCTCAATGA